Proteins co-encoded in one Pan paniscus chromosome 23, NHGRI_mPanPan1-v2.0_pri, whole genome shotgun sequence genomic window:
- the GSTT2B gene encoding glutathione S-transferase theta-2B isoform X2 — MGLELFLDLVSQPSRAVYIFAKKNGIPLELRTVDLIKGQHKSKEFLQINSLGKLPTLKDGDFILTESSAILIYLSCKYQTPDHWYPSDLQARARVHEYLGWHADCIRGTFGIPLWVQVLGPLIGVQVPKEKVERNRTAIDQALQWLEDKFLGDRPFLAGQQPVALGYELFEGRPRLAAWRGRVEAFLGAELCQEAHSIILSILEQAAKKTLPTPSPEAYQAMLLRIARIP, encoded by the exons ATGGGCCTAGAGCTGTTTCTTGACCTGGTGTCCCAGCCCAGCCGCGCCGTCTACATCTTCGCGAAGAAGAATGGCATCCCCTTAGAGCTGCGCACCGTGGATCTTATCAAAG GGCAGCACAAGAGCAAGGAGTTCTTGCAGATCAACAGCCTGGGGAAACTGCCGACGCTCAAGGATGGTGATTTCATCTTGACCGAAAG CTCGGCCATCCTGATTTACCTGAGCTGTAAGTACCAGACGCCGGACCACTGGTATCCATCTGACCTGCAGGCTCGTGCCCGTGTTCATGAGTACCTGGGCTGGCATGCCGACTGCATCCGTGGCACCTTTGGTATACCCCTGTGGGTCCAG GTGTTGGGGCCACTCATTGGGGTCCAGGTGCCCAAGGAGAAGGTGGAACGCAACAGGACTGCCATAGACCAGGCCCTGCAATGGCTGGAGGACAAGTTCCTGGGGGACAGGCCCTTCCTTGCTGGCCAGCAG CCGGTGGCTCTCGGCTATGAACTATTTGAGGGACGGCCACGACTGGCAGCATGGCGTGGACGAGTGGAGGCTTTCCTGGGTGCTGAGCTATGCCAGGAGGCCCACAGCATCATCTTGAGCATCCTGGAACAGGCGGCCAAGAAAACCCTCCCAACACCCTCACCAGAGGCCTATCAGGCTATGCTGCTTCGAATCGCCAGGATCCCCTGA
- the GSTT2B gene encoding glutathione S-transferase theta-2B isoform X1, with product MGLELFLDLVSQPSRAVYIFAKKNGIPLELRTVDLIKGQHKSKEFLQINSLGKLPTLKDGDFILTESSAILIYLSCKYQTPDHWYPSDLQARARVHEYLGWHADCIRGTFGIPLWVQVLGPLIGVQVPKEKVERNRTAIDQALQWLEDKFLGDRPFLAGQQVTLADLMALEELMQPVALGYELFEGRPRLAAWRGRVEAFLGAELCQEAHSIILSILEQAAKKTLPTPSPEAYQAMLLRIARIP from the exons ATGGGCCTAGAGCTGTTTCTTGACCTGGTGTCCCAGCCCAGCCGCGCCGTCTACATCTTCGCGAAGAAGAATGGCATCCCCTTAGAGCTGCGCACCGTGGATCTTATCAAAG GGCAGCACAAGAGCAAGGAGTTCTTGCAGATCAACAGCCTGGGGAAACTGCCGACGCTCAAGGATGGTGATTTCATCTTGACCGAAAG CTCGGCCATCCTGATTTACCTGAGCTGTAAGTACCAGACGCCGGACCACTGGTATCCATCTGACCTGCAGGCTCGTGCCCGTGTTCATGAGTACCTGGGCTGGCATGCCGACTGCATCCGTGGCACCTTTGGTATACCCCTGTGGGTCCAG GTGTTGGGGCCACTCATTGGGGTCCAGGTGCCCAAGGAGAAGGTGGAACGCAACAGGACTGCCATAGACCAGGCCCTGCAATGGCTGGAGGACAAGTTCCTGGGGGACAGGCCCTTCCTTGCTGGCCAGCAGGTGACACTGGCTGATCTCATGGCTCTGGAGGAGCTGATGCAG CCGGTGGCTCTCGGCTATGAACTATTTGAGGGACGGCCACGACTGGCAGCATGGCGTGGACGAGTGGAGGCTTTCCTGGGTGCTGAGCTATGCCAGGAGGCCCACAGCATCATCTTGAGCATCCTGGAACAGGCGGCCAAGAAAACCCTCCCAACACCCTCACCAGAGGCCTATCAGGCTATGCTGCTTCGAATCGCCAGGATCCCCTGA
- the LOC100994222 gene encoding glutathione S-transferase theta-3-like, which produces MDENMFNFSNNQIIIPVFLGESVPPEMLAATLAELDGCLQLLEDKFLRDQAFLTGSRISVAGLVAITELMHESAMGCGGPLGSGVSGKGADIPAHVVFSGCGTLSHQCWLLSL; this is translated from the exons ATGGATGAAAACATGTTTAACTTCAGTAATAATCAA ATAATAATCCCTGTGTTCCTGGGCGAGTCAGTGCCACCCGAGATGTTGGCGGCCACTTTGGCTGAGCTGGACGGATGCCTGCAGCTGCTCGAGGACAAGTTCCTGCGGGACCAGGCCTTCCTTACTGGGTCCCGTATCTCTGTGGCTGGCTTGGTGGCAATCACGGAGCTGATGCATGAGAGTGCCATGGGGTGCGGTGGCCCGCTGGGCAGTGGTGTATCCGGGAAGGGAGCTGACATCCCAGCTCATGTTGTCTTTTCTGGCTGTGGGACCCTGT CCCATCAGTGCTGGCTGCTGAGTCTTTGA
- the LOC134730086 gene encoding D-dopachrome decarboxylase-like — protein MPFLELDTNLPANRVPAGLEKRLCAAAASILGKPADRVNVTVRPGLAMALSGSTEPCAQLSISSIGVVGTAEDNRSHSAHFFEFLTKELALGQDRCVGVVGDPCGTAADWSQ, from the exons ATGCCGTTCCTAGAGCTGGACACGAATTTGCCCGCCAACCGAGTGCCCGCGGGGCTGGAGAAACGACTCTGCGCCGCCGCTGCCTCCATCCTGGGCAAACCTGCGGAC CGCGTGAACGTGACGGTACGGCCGGGCCTGGCCATGGCGCTGAGCGGGTCCACCGAGCCCTGCGCGCAGCTGTCCATCTCCTCCATCGGCGTAGTGGGCACCGCCGAGGACAACCGCAGCCACAGCGCCCACTTCTTTGAGTTTCTCACCAAGGAGCTAGCCCTGGGCCAGGACCGGTGCGTAGGGGTAGTAGGGGATCCATGTGGGACTGCCGCAGACTGGAGCCAGTGA
- the DDT gene encoding D-dopachrome decarboxylase, protein MPFLELDTNLPANRVPAGLEKRLCAAAASILGKPADRVNVTVRPGLAMALSGSTEPCAQLSISSIGVVGTAEDNRSHSAHFFEFLTKELALGQDRILIRFFPLESWQIGKIGTVMTFL, encoded by the exons ATGCCGTTCCTAGAGCTGGACACGAATTTGCCCGCCAACCGAGTGCCCGCGGGGCTGGAGAAACGACTCTGCGCCGCCGCTGCCTCCATCCTGGGCAAACCTGCGGAC CGCGTGAACGTGACGGTACGGCCGGGCCTGGCCATGGCGCTGAGCGGGTCCACCGAGCCCTGCGCGCAGCTGTCCATCTCCTCCATCGGCGTAGTGGGCACCGCCGAGGACAACCGCAGCCACAGCGCCCACTTCTTTGAGTTTCTCACCAAGGAGCTAGCCCTGGGCCAGGACCG GATACTTATCCGCTTTTTCCCCTTGGAGTCCTGGCAGATTGGCAAGATAGGGACGGTCATGACTTTTTTATGA
- the LOC117977477 gene encoding glutathione S-transferase theta-2B isoform X1 codes for MGLELFLDLVSQPSRAVYIFAKKNGIPLELRTVDLIKGQHKSKEFLQINSLGKLPTLKDGDFILTESSAILIYLSCKYQTPDHWYPSDLQARARVHEYLGWHADCIRGTFGIPLWVQVLGPLIGVQVPEEKVERNRTAIDQALQWLEDKFLGDRPFLAGQQVTLADLMALEELMQPVALGYELFEGRPRLAAWRG; via the exons ATGGGCCTAGAGCTGTTTCTTGACCTGGTGTCCCAGCCCAGCCGCGCCGTCTACATCTTCGCGAAGAAGAATGGCATCCCCTTAGAGCTGCGCACCGTGGATCTTATCAAAG GGCAGCACAAGAGCAAGGAGTTCTTGCAGATCAACAGCCTGGGGAAACTGCCGACGCTCAAGGATGGTGATTTCATCTTGACCGAAAG CTCGGCCATCCTGATTTACCTGAGCTGTAAGTACCAGACGCCGGACCACTGGTATCCATCTGACCTGCAGGCTCGTGCCCGTGTTCATGAGTACCTGGGCTGGCATGCCGACTGCATCCGTGGCACCTTTGGTATACCTCTGTGGGTCCAG GTGTTGGGGCCACTCATTGGGGTCCAGGTGCCCGAGGAGAAGGTGGAACGCAACAGGACTGCCATAGACCAGGCCCTGCAATGGCTGGAGGACAAGTTCCTGGGGGACAGGCCCTTCCTTGCTGGCCAGCAGGTGACACTGGCTGATCTCATGGCTCTGGAGGAGCTGATGCAG CCGGTGGCTCTCGGCTATGAACTATTTGAGGGACGGCCACGACTGGCAGCATGGCGTGGATGA
- the LOC117977477 gene encoding glutathione S-transferase theta-2B isoform X2, whose amino-acid sequence MGLELFLDLVSQPSRAVYIFAKKNGIPLELRTVDLIKGQHKSKEFLQINSLGKLPTLKDGDFILTESSAILIYLSCKYQTPDHWYPSDLQARARVHEYLGWHADCIRGTFGIPLWVQVLGPLIGVQVPEEKVERNRTAIDQALQWLEDKFLGDRPFLAGQQPVALGYELFEGRPRLAAWRG is encoded by the exons ATGGGCCTAGAGCTGTTTCTTGACCTGGTGTCCCAGCCCAGCCGCGCCGTCTACATCTTCGCGAAGAAGAATGGCATCCCCTTAGAGCTGCGCACCGTGGATCTTATCAAAG GGCAGCACAAGAGCAAGGAGTTCTTGCAGATCAACAGCCTGGGGAAACTGCCGACGCTCAAGGATGGTGATTTCATCTTGACCGAAAG CTCGGCCATCCTGATTTACCTGAGCTGTAAGTACCAGACGCCGGACCACTGGTATCCATCTGACCTGCAGGCTCGTGCCCGTGTTCATGAGTACCTGGGCTGGCATGCCGACTGCATCCGTGGCACCTTTGGTATACCTCTGTGGGTCCAG GTGTTGGGGCCACTCATTGGGGTCCAGGTGCCCGAGGAGAAGGTGGAACGCAACAGGACTGCCATAGACCAGGCCCTGCAATGGCTGGAGGACAAGTTCCTGGGGGACAGGCCCTTCCTTGCTGGCCAGCAG CCGGTGGCTCTCGGCTATGAACTATTTGAGGGACGGCCACGACTGGCAGCATGGCGTGGATGA